The region CAGGGCGAACAGGGTGAGGACGTACTCCTCGCGGTTGGGCAGGCGCACCAGGACGCGTTCGCCCGGGTGGATCGGCAGCCCGGCCAGGCCGAGGGCGAGCCGGTCCACCCGGGCGTCGAGTTCGGCGTAGGTGAGCCGTCCGGACCGTGAGACGAGGGCGGTGGCCCCCGGACGGGCGGCGGCCCGCTCCCTCAGCAGCCGCGACAGCGTCCGGTCCTCGCGAAAGCCCTGTTCGCGGTAGGAGCGGATCTCCTCCTCGGACGGGCGCGGCCAGTCCTGCGTCATGTGGTCTCCCTTGGCTCGTGGGGTTCGGGGGTCGACTCGAGGCGACCGAAGGTGCTATACAGGGACATATCGACAATGAAAACGGTTTTCATTATTGTCGATCGTGTCGAGAACGGCCATGGAGGGGTGGGGTGTCGTGTCACACCGCGGTGCTGAGGAGGCCTGTGTGATCGTGCGGGATCAGGTGGCGCGGATCCTGGGGACGGACGGCTTCACCGACACCGACGACCTCTTCGACCACGGGCTCGACTCCCTGGGCCTCATCCGCCTCGTCGGGCGGTGGCGCGAGGAGGGGCGCGACGTCACCTTCGAGGACCTGGCCACCGCGCCGACGGTGAGCGCCTGGACCGCCCTGCTGGAGCGGGCGGAGCCCACCGCGGACGCGGCCCCCGCCCCGGCCCCGGCGGCCCCCGCCGCCGATGGCACCCCCTTCCCGATGGCGACCATGCAGCACGCCTACTGGGTCGGCCGCGGGGACGAGCAGCCCCTGGGCGGCGTCGCCGCGCACTTCTACACCGAGTTCGACGGCCGCGGCGTCGACCCTGGCCGGCTCGCCGCCGCGCTGGACGCCGTCGTCGACCGCCACCCCATGCTCCGCGCCCGGTTCGACGGCGACGGTCTCCAGCGCATCGCCCCCGCCGGGGCGGGGACCGGTCCCACCGTCCACGACCTGCGCGCGGCCGCCCCCGACGAGATCGAGCGCACCCTCGACCGCCTGCGGGAGGAGAACACCCACCGGCGCATGGACGTGGCCGCCGGGCACGTCCTGGACGTCGCGCTGTCGCTGCTGCCGGACGGCCGCACCCGCCTGCACGTGGACCTGGACATGATCGTGGCCGACGCGCTCAGCCTGCGCGTCCTGCTCGACGACCTCCTGGCCGCCTACGAGGGCCGCGACCTGCCCCCGCTGGACTACGACTTCGCCCGCTACCTGGCCGACCGCCGCGCCCGCGACACCGGTGCCGTCGACCGGGCCCGGGCCTGGTGGCACGAACGCCTGCGCGACCTGCCCCCGGCACCCGGGCTCCCCGCGGTGGCCGACGCCTCCCGGCCCACCCCCGCCGGCTCCCCCCTGGCCAGGTCCACCCGCCTGCACCACCGGCTCACCCCGGAGCGCACCCGGGCGCTGTCCGACCGGGCCCGCGCCGCCGGGGTCACCCCGGCGGCGGCCCTGGCCGCCGCCTTCGCCGAGGTGCTCGGCGCCTGGAGCGCCTCGCCCGCCTTCACCCTCAACCTGCCGCTCTTCGACCGGGCGCCGCTGCACCCCGACGTGGACCGGCTGATCGGCGACTTCAGCGGCTCGGTGCTGCTGTCCGTCGACACCTCCGAGGCGGTGCCCTTCGCCGACCGGGCCCGCACCGTCCGGCACGACCTGCACGCCGCGGTGGACCACGGCGCCTACGGCGGTGTGGAGGTGCTGCGCGACCTGGCCCGCCTCGACGGCGGCGCGATGACGCCGATGCCCGTCGTCTACACCAGCGCGATCGGCCTGGGACCGCTGTTCGGCGAGGCCGTCCAGAACACTTTCGGCACCCCCGTTCACATCATCTCCCAGGGCCCCCAGGTGTGGCTGGACGCCCAGGTCACCGAGCTGGACGGCGGCCTGCTGCTCAACTGGGACCTGCGGGAGCACGCGTTCGCCCCCGGCACCGCCGAGGCGGCCTTCGACGCCTACCGCGACCTGGTGGAATCCCTCATCGACGATCCCGGGGCGTGGACGCGCCCCTTCCGGCCGCGCGTCCCCGCCGCGCTCGACGGCACCCGCGCCGTCCCGGCCGCCGATCTGCCCGCCCCCGCGCCGCGCACCCTCCACGAGCGGTTCTTCGAACACGCCCGCACCGCGCCCGGTGCCGTGGCCCTCGTCGCCCCCGATGGGAAGGAGACCACCTACGGGGAGCTGGCCGAGCGCGCCCTGCGCATCGCTGGAGCGGTCGCCGACACCGCCCCGGCGGGGGAGGCCGTCGCCCTGTGCCTGCCCCGGGGCGCCGACCAGGTCGCCGCGCTGCTGGGGATCCTCGCCGCGGGCTGCGCCTACCTGCCGGTGGGCGGCCACCAGCCCCCCGCCCGCAGGCGCGCGATCCTGGAGCGGGGCGCCCCCGCGCTGCTGCTCTCGGACGACCCGGCCGTCCTCGCCGACGCCGACCCGCCTGCGCTCACCCTCGCCCAGGCCCTGTCCGGCCCGGTCGCCGGGCTCCGGCCGACGGCACCCGACGCCCCCGCCTACGTGCTCTTCACCTCGGGGTCGACCGGCGCCCCCAAGGGCGTGGAGGTGCCCCACCGGGCCGCCGCGCACACCGTCGACGTCCTCAACGCCCTCCTCGACACCGGGCCCGGCGACCGCACCCTGGCCCTCGCCGAGATCGACTTCGACATGTCCGTCTTCGACCTCTTCGCCCCGCTGTCGGCGGGGGGAGCCGCCGTCCTGGTGGACTCCGGCGACCGCCGCGACGCCGCCGGGTGGGCGGACGCGGCCGAGCGCGCCGGGGTCACCCTCCTCAACTGCGTGCCCACCCTGCTCGACATGCTGCTGACCGCCGTCGAGTCCGGCCTGGCGGCGGCCCCGCCGCTGCGCGCGGTCCTGCTCGGCGGCGACCGCGTCGGCACCGACCTGCCCGGGCGGCTGCGCGCGGTCGCCCCGGGGAGCCGCTTCCTGGCGCTGGGCGGGATGACCGAGGCCGCCGTCCACTCCACCCTGCTGGAGGTCGGCGAGCCCGACCCCTCCTGGAGCCACGTCCCGTGGGGCCGCCCGCTGCCCGGCGTGCACTGCCGGGTCGTCGACACCCAGGGGCGCGACCGCCCCGACCTGGTGCCCGGCGAGCTCTGGGTGGGGGGAGCCGGACTGGCCCGCGGCTACCGGGGCGCCCCGGCCACCACCGCCGACCGGTTCGTGCACGCCGACGGGCGGCGCTGGTACCGCACCGGCGACGGCGCCCGCCACCTGCCCGACGGGTCCCTGGAGTTCCTCGGCCGCCTGGACCACCAGGTCAAGGTCAACGGGGTGCGCATCGAGACCGGAGAGGTAGAGGCCGCCCTGACCGCGCACCCCGGGGTCGCGGCCGCCGTCGCCCTCGTCCTGCCCGGCCCGGCCCCCGTGCTCGCCGCCGCCGTCGTCCCCGCCCTCGGGACCGGCGCGGGCGACGGCCCCGCGGACCTCGACGGTCACCTGCGGGCCCTGCTGCCCGCGACCATGGTCCCCGCCGTCCTGGAGGCCGTCCCGGAGATCCCGCTCACCCCCAACGGCAAACCCGACCGCGCCGCGCTGGCGCGCCTGCTGCGCGACCGCGTCGCCGGCCCCCCGGGACCGGGCGCCCCGCCCCGGGGGGAGCGCGAGCGCGAGGTGGCCGGACTGTGGTCCGACCTGCTGGGCGTGGAGTCCGTGTCCCGCACCTCTTCCTTCTTCGCCCTGGGCGGCGACTCCCTGCTCGCCACCCGGCTGGTGGCGGAGCTGCGGGCGCGCGGCTACGCCGCCGCGGGCGTCACCGACCTGTTCGTCCACCCGGTCCTGTCCGACTTCGCCGCCTCCCTGCCGGAGAAGGGGGAGGCGGACCGGCGGCCGGCCATCGGGCACGACCCCGCCTCCCGGTACGAGCCCTTCCCCCCGACCGGGGTGCAGCGGGCCTACCTCACCGGCCGCGACCCCGCGTTCACCCTGGGCGGTGTGGGCACCTACCACTACACCGAGTTCGACGGCGCCGACGTGGACCTGGAGCGCCTGGAACGCGCGCTGGACCGGCTCGTCGCCCGCCACGACATGCTCCGCGCCGTGTTCGGCGAGGACGGCGACCAGCGAGTCCTGCCCGAGGTCTCCCCGGTGCGCATCCCGGTGGAGGAGGCCGGGCCGGGCGACCCGGGCCCCGCGCTCGACGCCTTCTTCGAGACCATGTCCCACCGGGTCCTGGACCCCGCCCGCTGGCCGCTGTTCGACATCCGCGCGCTGCGCTACACCCGGGACGGGGCCGAGCGGGTGCGCCTGGGCGTCGGCCTGGACTACCTCGTCCTGGACGCCCTCAGCATCATGACCCTCTACACCGAGCTGGACCTGCTGTACCGCGACCCCGACGCGGCCCTGGAACCGGTGGACGTCACCTTCCGCGACTACGTCACCGGCGTCCCCGACGACCCGGCGCGGCGGGAGCGGGCCCGCGACTACTGGCGGGAGCGGGTGCGCGACCTGCCCCCCGCCCCGGACCTGCCCCTGGCCGCCGACCCCGCGCGGATCCGTCGGCCCCGGTTCACCCGCCGCGCCGACCACCTGTCACCCGCCGAGTGGCGTGCGCTGGCCGGACTGGCCCGGTCCTCGGGGATCACCCCCTCGACCCTGCTCCTGGCCTGCTACGGCGAGGTCCTCTCCGCCTGGAGCGGCCGGACCGCCCTCAGCCTCACCCTCACCCTGTTCGACCGGCGCGACGCGCACCCCCACATCGACCGGGTCCTGGGCGACTTCACCTCCCTGGCCCTGACCTCCTACCAGCGCGAACCGGGCCAGGACCCGCTGGCCGCCGCCCGCGCGCTCCAGCGCAGGCTGGGGCGGGACCTGGACCACCGCGAGGTCTCCGCCGAGGAGGTCCTGCGGGAGCTGACCCGCCGCGACGGCACCGCCCAGGCCGGGGTGCCCGTGGTGTTCACCGGCTCCGTGGGCGTGGGGGACGGCGTCTCCCTGGACCTGTCGCCGCGGTTCCCCGCCCGGGTCCGGGGGCTGTCCCAGTCCCCGCAGGTCCACCTGGACAACCAGGTCCTCGAACGCGAGGGCGGCCTCGACGTGTACTGGGACGCGGTGGAGGAGCTGTTCCGCCCCGGCGTCCTGGACGGCATGTTCGCCGCCTACCTGGACCTGCTCCGCGGCCTGGCCCGCGGCGGGGCGCGGGCCTGGCCGGAGCTGGTGGCCGACCCGCTGCCCACCGCCCAGGCCCGGGTCCGGGCCTCCATGAACGACACCGCCGGCCCCCGCCCCCGGGGAGCGCTCCACGACGCCTTCTTCTCCGGCGCCCGCGACCGGGCCGGCGACCCCGCCCTCATCACCGCCGACGGCGTCCTCACCCACGCCGAGACCGCCGAGCGCGCCCTGCGGATCGGGGCCGGGCTCCGCGCGCGCGGCGTGCGCCCCGGGGACGCCGTCGGCGTCCACCTGCCCAAGGGCGCCGACCAGGTCTGCGCAGTGCTGGGGGTGCTGGCGGCCGGCGCCGCGTACGTGCCCGTCGGCACGGGGCAGCCCCCGCTGCGCCGCGCACGCGTGCACGCCGCCGCGCGCACGGTCCTGACGATCGGGAGCGACGAGGCCGCGGAGCACTCCGTGGAGGTCGCCGACCTGGTGGGGGCCGCCCCGCTGGACGCCCCCCTGCCCACCGCGCCGGGGGCGACCGCCTACGTCGTCTTCACCTCGGGGTCCACTGGCGACCCCAAGGGGGTGGAGATCACCCACGGGGCGGCCCTGAACACCGTCGCGGAGATCAACGACCGCTACCGCGTCGGCCCCGGCGACCGGGTCCTGGCCCTGTCGGCCCTCGACTTCGACCTCTCGGTCTACGACGTGTTCGGACTGCTCGGCGCGGGCGGGGCCCTGGTCGTCCCGCAGGAGGAGGAGCGCAGGGACGCCCGGCGGTGGCTGGAGCTGTGCGCCGAGCACCGGGTGACGGTGTGGAACACCGTGCCCGCACTGCTGGACATGCTGCTCCTGGCGGCCGAGGACGCCGGCCCTCCCCGCTCCCTGCGCCTGGCCCTGGTCTCCGGCGACTGGGTCGGCACCGACCTGTCCCGGCGGCTGCGCACCGCCAACGGCGGCCGCACCCACCTGGTCGCCCTGGGCGGCGCCACCGAGGCGTCCATCTGGTCCAACGCCTTCGACGGCGGGCACGCCCCCCGGGGCTGGCCCTCGGTCCCCTACGGCACCCCGCTGCGCAACCAGCGCTACCGGGTCGTGGACCCCCACGGCCGCGACTGCCCCGACTGGGTGCCGGGGGAGCTGTGGATCGGCGGCGCCGGGGTGGCCCGCGGGTACCGGGGCGACCCCGAGCGCACCGCCGCCCGGTTCGTCACCGCCGGCGGAGAGCGGTGGTACCGCACCGGCGACCTGGGCCGGTACCGCTCCGAGGGCCTGCTGGAGTTCCTGGGCCGCACCGACCGCCAGGTCAAGGTCGGCGGCCACCGGCTCGAACCCGGCGAGGTCGAGGCCGCGCTCGAGGACCACCCGGCGGTGCGCCGGGCGGCCGTGGTGGCGGTGGGGGACCGCGTCTCCCGGAGGCTCACCGCCTTCGTGGTCGCCGAGGGCCGCACACCCTCCCACGGCGACCTCACCGCCCACCTGGCCCGGTGGCTGCCCGCCCACGCGGTCCCCGGCACCCTCCGCGTCCTGGACGACATCCCGCTCACGCCCAACGGCAAGGTCGACGCCGCCGCGCTGGCGGCCCTGGCCGAACGCGACGCCCCGGCCCCGGGCGCACCGCCCGCCGACCACACCGAGAAGCGGATCGCCCGCCTGTGGGAGGAGGTGCTCGGCGTTCCGGTCCGGGACCGGGAGGCCAACTTCTTCGCCCTGGGCGGCAGCAGCCTCCTGGCCATCCGCATGATCACCACCCTGCGCCGGGAGACGGCCGGGGAGGTCTCCACCCGCGACTTCCTGGCCGTCCCCACCCTCGCCGCACTCGCCGACCGGGTCCGCGCCGCCGAGCCGGGCGACGTGCAGACCGGCGTCATCTGACCCCGCCCCCACCCGACCGGGGACCGCGTCCCCGGACCCCTGAGGAGAGAACACCGTGCAGCCCACCCCCGCCGGCCCCGACGACCCGCGCGCCCTGCTCGACGAACTCCGGGCGGACGGCGTCCACCTGTGGGCCGACGCCGGACGCGTCCACTTCCGCGCCCCCTCGGGCACCCTCACCGACGAGCGGCGCGCGCTCCTGCGGGAGCACCGCGACGCGGTCCTGGCCCTGCTGGAGGAGCCGGCCGCGCCGGCCCTGGTCCCCGACCCCGCCTCCCGGCACGAGCCCTTCCCCCTGACCGACGTGCAGGGCGCCTACCTGGTCGGCCGGGGGTCGGCCTACGACTACGGCGGGGTCGCCTGCCACGCCTACGCCGAGCTGGAGTTCGACGACCTGGACCCGGACCGCCTGCGCACCGCGTGGAACGCCCTGGTGGACCGGCACGACATGCTGCGCGCCGTGGTCTCCCCCGAGGGCCACCAGGAGGTCCTGCCCGAGGCCCCCGGCGAGTCCCTCACCGTCACCGACGTCGGAGCGGCCGACCCCCGCCCCCACGCCGAACGGGCCCGGGAACGGCTGCGCGACCTGGTCCCCGACCCCTCGTCCTGGCCGCTGGTGCGCCTGCACCTGACCCGCGGTTCCGGCCGGGCGGTCCTGCACCTGTCCGTCGACCTGCTCGCCGCCGACCACACGAGCGTCCGCCTGCTCCTGGAGGAGCTGCGCGCGCTCTACGAGGACCCCTCCCTCGCCCTCCCCGCGCCGCGGGTGACCTTCCGCGACCACGTCCTGGCCCAGCGGGCGCTGCGCGACGGCGCCGGGTACCACCGGGACCGCGCCTACTGGACGGAGCGCGCGGACGCGCTTCCCCCGGCGCCCGAACTCCCCCTGGCCGACCACGCCGCCGACGCCTCGGCGCGGTTCACCCGGCTGTCCGCCCGCCTGGAACCGCAGGTGTGGGAGGCGCTGCGCACCCGTGCCGCGGGCCGGGGCCTGACCCCCTCCTCCGTCGCCCTGGCCGCCTACGCCGAGGTCGTCGGCCTGTGGTCGCGCCGCCCCGACTTCACCCTCAACCTGCCCGTGCCCCGGCGCCCGGCGACCCACCCGGACCTGGACCGCGTCGTCGGCGACTTCACCTCGCTGACCCTGCTGGCGGTGCGGGCCGACGACGGCGCCACCTTCGCCGAGCGCGCGGCCGCCCGCCAGACCCGGCTCATCGAGGACCTGGACCACGGCCTGTACTCGGGCAACGAGCTGCTGGCCGAGCTGTCCCGGCGCCGGGACGAGACGGCCGTGCTGATGCCGGTGGTCTTCACCGGAGCGCTGGGCGCCGACGACGGGGAGCCCGACCCCGGCGCCTGGGCCGCCCGCGAGGTGTACGGGCTGTCCCAGACCCCCCAGGTGTGGGTGGACTGCCAGGTCTCCCTGAACGGCGACGCCCTGGCACTGCGCTGGGACGTCCGCGAGGGCGTGCTCTGCGAGGGCGTCGCGGAGGACGCCTTCCGCGCCTACCACGACCTGCTGCTCCGCCTGGCGGCCTCCGACGCCGCCTGGGACGAGGAGGCCCCCGTCCCGCTGCCCGCCGAGCAGGTGTTCACGCGCACCCGGGCCAACTCCACCGAGGGGCCGCTGCCCGACGCGCTGCTCCACGAGAACGCCCTGGCCCGCGCGCTGGAGGCCCCCGACACCCCGGCCGTGCTGCACAGCGCAGGCGCCCTCTCGCACGGGGAGCTGTGGCGGCGCGCCGCCGGCACGGCGGCCCTGCTGCGCGAGGCCGGGGCCCGGCCGGGCGACCGCGTGGCCGTCGTCATGGACAAGGGCCCCGAGCAGGTGGTCGCCGTCTACGCCGCGCTGCTGGCCGGAACGGTCTACGTCCCGGTCGACACCACCCAGCCCGCCGCGCGCCGCCGCGCCATCCTGGGCGACGCCGGGGTCCGGCACGTCCTCACCCAGTCCTGGCTGGCCGCCGTCGGCGACTGGGACGCCGACACGGCCGTCATCGAGGTCGACACCGCCCCCGAGGGCACCGCCCCGACCTCCCTCCCCGAGCGGCCGGTCTCCCCGGACGACCCGGCCTACGTCATCTACACCTCCGGCTCCACCGGCACCCCCAAGGGCGTGGTCATCGCGCACCGCGCCGCCCTCAACACCGTCGAGGACGTCGACCGCCGCTTCTCCGTGGGTCCCGGCGACCGCGTGCTGGGCCTGGCGGCCCTGGGGTTCGACCTGTCCGTCTACGACCTCTTCGGCCCCCTGGGCCGGGGCGGGGCGATCGTGCTCCCCGACGCCGACCGGCGGGGCGACCCCTCGCACTGGGCCGAGCTGGCCCGCGAGCACGGGGTCACCCTGTGGAACTCCGTGCCCGCGCAGATGGGCATGCTCGCCGACTACCTGGCCACCGCTCCCGACAGGGCGCCCACGACACTGCGGGTCGCCCTGCTCTCCGGCGACTGGATCCCCCTCACCCTGCCCGAGCGGGTCCGCGCCCACCTGCCCGGCACCGAGCTGTACGGCTTCGGCGGGGCCACCGAGGGCTCCATCTGGTCCATCCACCACCGCATCGGCGAGGCGGACCCGTCCTGGCCGAGCATCCCCTACGGCCGCCCCCTCACCAACCAGACCTTCCACGTGCTCGACGACCGCATGCGCGACCGGCCCGACTGGGTCGCCGGGGAGCTGTACATCGGCGGCGCCGGCGTCGCCGCGGGCTACCTGAACGATGAGGCCCGCACCGCCGAGCGCTTCGTCGCCCACCCCCGCACCGGCGAGCGGCTGTACCGCACCGGCGACCTGGGCCGGTACCGGCCCGGCGGCGACATCGAGTTCCTCGGCCGCGAGGACGACCAGGTCAAGATCCGCGGCCACCGCGTCGAACTCGCCGAGATCGAGGCGGCGGTGCTCTCCCATCCGGCCGTGGCCTCCGCGGCCGTCCTGGCCGTGGGGGACCCCCGCGACCGGCGCCTGGCCGGCTTCGTCGAGACGGCCGTGCGCGGGACCGGTCCGCACGCCGCCGTGGAGGGCGCCGTCGCCGACGCCGCCCGCGCCGCGGCCGACGGGGCCACCGCCGGACTGGACCGCGCCGACCTCGACGCCTTCCTGGAGCGGATGCGCACCACGGCCCTGGAGGCGATCGCCCTCACCCTGACGGAGTCGGGCCTGTTCCGGGACACGGCGCACACCGCGGCAGAGGCCGCCGACGCGCTGAGAGCGGACCGCAGGCACCACCGGCTGGTCCGCCGCTGGCTGGAGGCGCTCGCCGACGCCGGTCGCCTCACCCGCGACGGCGACGCCTTCCGCGACCCGGCCCCGGTCACCCGCGAGGAGCACGCCCGGGGCTGGGCGGAGCTGGCCGCGCTGGAGGCGAAGGTCGACTACGGCACCGAGGTCCTGGACTACATGCGGACCTGCTCCGAGCGGCTGCCCGAACTCCTGCGCGGCGACCTGGACGTGCGCACCCTGCTCTTCCCCGGCGCCGCGCTGGACACCGCCGGCGCCGCCTACCGCGACAACCTCGCCGTCCGCCACCTCAACGCC is a window of Nocardiopsis changdeensis DNA encoding:
- a CDS encoding non-ribosomal peptide synthetase; the encoded protein is MIVRDQVARILGTDGFTDTDDLFDHGLDSLGLIRLVGRWREEGRDVTFEDLATAPTVSAWTALLERAEPTADAAPAPAPAAPAADGTPFPMATMQHAYWVGRGDEQPLGGVAAHFYTEFDGRGVDPGRLAAALDAVVDRHPMLRARFDGDGLQRIAPAGAGTGPTVHDLRAAAPDEIERTLDRLREENTHRRMDVAAGHVLDVALSLLPDGRTRLHVDLDMIVADALSLRVLLDDLLAAYEGRDLPPLDYDFARYLADRRARDTGAVDRARAWWHERLRDLPPAPGLPAVADASRPTPAGSPLARSTRLHHRLTPERTRALSDRARAAGVTPAAALAAAFAEVLGAWSASPAFTLNLPLFDRAPLHPDVDRLIGDFSGSVLLSVDTSEAVPFADRARTVRHDLHAAVDHGAYGGVEVLRDLARLDGGAMTPMPVVYTSAIGLGPLFGEAVQNTFGTPVHIISQGPQVWLDAQVTELDGGLLLNWDLREHAFAPGTAEAAFDAYRDLVESLIDDPGAWTRPFRPRVPAALDGTRAVPAADLPAPAPRTLHERFFEHARTAPGAVALVAPDGKETTYGELAERALRIAGAVADTAPAGEAVALCLPRGADQVAALLGILAAGCAYLPVGGHQPPARRRAILERGAPALLLSDDPAVLADADPPALTLAQALSGPVAGLRPTAPDAPAYVLFTSGSTGAPKGVEVPHRAAAHTVDVLNALLDTGPGDRTLALAEIDFDMSVFDLFAPLSAGGAAVLVDSGDRRDAAGWADAAERAGVTLLNCVPTLLDMLLTAVESGLAAAPPLRAVLLGGDRVGTDLPGRLRAVAPGSRFLALGGMTEAAVHSTLLEVGEPDPSWSHVPWGRPLPGVHCRVVDTQGRDRPDLVPGELWVGGAGLARGYRGAPATTADRFVHADGRRWYRTGDGARHLPDGSLEFLGRLDHQVKVNGVRIETGEVEAALTAHPGVAAAVALVLPGPAPVLAAAVVPALGTGAGDGPADLDGHLRALLPATMVPAVLEAVPEIPLTPNGKPDRAALARLLRDRVAGPPGPGAPPRGEREREVAGLWSDLLGVESVSRTSSFFALGGDSLLATRLVAELRARGYAAAGVTDLFVHPVLSDFAASLPEKGEADRRPAIGHDPASRYEPFPPTGVQRAYLTGRDPAFTLGGVGTYHYTEFDGADVDLERLERALDRLVARHDMLRAVFGEDGDQRVLPEVSPVRIPVEEAGPGDPGPALDAFFETMSHRVLDPARWPLFDIRALRYTRDGAERVRLGVGLDYLVLDALSIMTLYTELDLLYRDPDAALEPVDVTFRDYVTGVPDDPARRERARDYWRERVRDLPPAPDLPLAADPARIRRPRFTRRADHLSPAEWRALAGLARSSGITPSTLLLACYGEVLSAWSGRTALSLTLTLFDRRDAHPHIDRVLGDFTSLALTSYQREPGQDPLAAARALQRRLGRDLDHREVSAEEVLRELTRRDGTAQAGVPVVFTGSVGVGDGVSLDLSPRFPARVRGLSQSPQVHLDNQVLEREGGLDVYWDAVEELFRPGVLDGMFAAYLDLLRGLARGGARAWPELVADPLPTAQARVRASMNDTAGPRPRGALHDAFFSGARDRAGDPALITADGVLTHAETAERALRIGAGLRARGVRPGDAVGVHLPKGADQVCAVLGVLAAGAAYVPVGTGQPPLRRARVHAAARTVLTIGSDEAAEHSVEVADLVGAAPLDAPLPTAPGATAYVVFTSGSTGDPKGVEITHGAALNTVAEINDRYRVGPGDRVLALSALDFDLSVYDVFGLLGAGGALVVPQEEERRDARRWLELCAEHRVTVWNTVPALLDMLLLAAEDAGPPRSLRLALVSGDWVGTDLSRRLRTANGGRTHLVALGGATEASIWSNAFDGGHAPRGWPSVPYGTPLRNQRYRVVDPHGRDCPDWVPGELWIGGAGVARGYRGDPERTAARFVTAGGERWYRTGDLGRYRSEGLLEFLGRTDRQVKVGGHRLEPGEVEAALEDHPAVRRAAVVAVGDRVSRRLTAFVVAEGRTPSHGDLTAHLARWLPAHAVPGTLRVLDDIPLTPNGKVDAAALAALAERDAPAPGAPPADHTEKRIARLWEEVLGVPVRDREANFFALGGSSLLAIRMITTLRRETAGEVSTRDFLAVPTLAALADRVRAAEPGDVQTGVI
- a CDS encoding non-ribosomal peptide synthetase codes for the protein MQPTPAGPDDPRALLDELRADGVHLWADAGRVHFRAPSGTLTDERRALLREHRDAVLALLEEPAAPALVPDPASRHEPFPLTDVQGAYLVGRGSAYDYGGVACHAYAELEFDDLDPDRLRTAWNALVDRHDMLRAVVSPEGHQEVLPEAPGESLTVTDVGAADPRPHAERARERLRDLVPDPSSWPLVRLHLTRGSGRAVLHLSVDLLAADHTSVRLLLEELRALYEDPSLALPAPRVTFRDHVLAQRALRDGAGYHRDRAYWTERADALPPAPELPLADHAADASARFTRLSARLEPQVWEALRTRAAGRGLTPSSVALAAYAEVVGLWSRRPDFTLNLPVPRRPATHPDLDRVVGDFTSLTLLAVRADDGATFAERAAARQTRLIEDLDHGLYSGNELLAELSRRRDETAVLMPVVFTGALGADDGEPDPGAWAAREVYGLSQTPQVWVDCQVSLNGDALALRWDVREGVLCEGVAEDAFRAYHDLLLRLAASDAAWDEEAPVPLPAEQVFTRTRANSTEGPLPDALLHENALARALEAPDTPAVLHSAGALSHGELWRRAAGTAALLREAGARPGDRVAVVMDKGPEQVVAVYAALLAGTVYVPVDTTQPAARRRAILGDAGVRHVLTQSWLAAVGDWDADTAVIEVDTAPEGTAPTSLPERPVSPDDPAYVIYTSGSTGTPKGVVIAHRAALNTVEDVDRRFSVGPGDRVLGLAALGFDLSVYDLFGPLGRGGAIVLPDADRRGDPSHWAELAREHGVTLWNSVPAQMGMLADYLATAPDRAPTTLRVALLSGDWIPLTLPERVRAHLPGTELYGFGGATEGSIWSIHHRIGEADPSWPSIPYGRPLTNQTFHVLDDRMRDRPDWVAGELYIGGAGVAAGYLNDEARTAERFVAHPRTGERLYRTGDLGRYRPGGDIEFLGREDDQVKIRGHRVELAEIEAAVLSHPAVASAAVLAVGDPRDRRLAGFVETAVRGTGPHAAVEGAVADAARAAADGATAGLDRADLDAFLERMRTTALEAIALTLTESGLFRDTAHTAAEAADALRADRRHHRLVRRWLEALADAGRLTRDGDAFRDPAPVTREEHARGWAELAALEAKVDYGTEVLDYMRTCSERLPELLRGDLDVRTLLFPGAALDTAGAAYRDNLAVRHLNASAAAALAEIARRRTGDTPLRVLEVGAGVGGTTEAVVHALAGYAVDYRFTDLSPFFLTEARERFADFPWVSFGLFDLDRDPRSQGQEPNSFDVVVAANVLHNAVSADTALARLGEVLVPGGHLLFIETTLERDPALLVSMEFMEGLGGGHRDARTDDDRTFLDRAQWADTLERAGAAAPLVLPDAADPLSGTGQTLYLTRLKTDRLPVGPDGLTRHTAARLPDYMVPARWRVLDSLPLTGNGKVDRAALARDLPREEGAATVETRSAEPADDLERALAALWAELLERPRVGRTDDFFDLGGDSLLVARMVGRLGEALPGTGEDIEWEVVLRHMLRTPTVAGLASYLRDLSGQRDAATAGTADPYVPLNGPGGGTVTALVHAGTGTIIPYRALITEIRRRAAGRGTLVGLELPDVPAFLAADPAEVIEKWAADYARALLERGGDRFHVVGYCLGGLIATEVARTLTEAGAEVASLTAISTHRPPFRLDDELISEYAFAVMMGIDPVSVGFPADEDRVSAASDLLLEATPGLLPDGAIGRLEGEYADVAACFRALAEVPREVRVARMCAAVPPSAGTYEPEALDEMFRVFRQSVFSISRYEPQPYAGDVTFVRHGGAYPFPGNKESVTAYWERLVLGDLSIVDVPGDHFGMLSVPYAPGILKHLDAITGGDVIR